The Coffea eugenioides isolate CCC68of chromosome 8, Ceug_1.0, whole genome shotgun sequence genome has a segment encoding these proteins:
- the LOC113781003 gene encoding nudix hydrolase 14, chloroplastic has protein sequence MQHLAFHISLSPRHFKKFTLPTVPILLHTLSHGTRIRRTYSTKMSTESPSSSRQFTHIINLPRQLGQPVDVVAAPGVSNSDFRNAIESSLFKQWLKNIQTDTGLLANGGMLLKQVLIQGVDMFGKRVGFLKFKADIFDKETGNKVPGIVFARGPAVAVLVLLVSEGETYAVLTEQVRVPVGRLILELPAGMLDDDKGDFLGTAVREVQEEIGIHLNLDDVIDLTALLDPSTGCRAFPSPGGCDEEISLFLYRGNVSKEVITQLQGKQTGLRDHGELIKVHVVPYQKLWRATADAKALMAIALYEMAQREGLLPPLKI, from the exons ATGCAGCATTTGGCTTTTCACATATCCCTGTCTCCCAGGCATTTCAAGAAATTCACGCTCCCCACTGTTCCCATTCTTCTTCACACACTCTCACACGGTACGAGGATTCGTCGGACCTACTCCACGAAAATGTCAACCGAGTCACCTTCCAGCTCGCGACAATTCACCCACATCATCAACCTCCCGCGTCAGCTCGGCCAACCCGTTGATGTCGTCGCCGCACCGGGCGTCTCCAATTCCGACTTCCG GAATGCTATTGAATCATCTTTGTTCAAGCAGTGgttgaaaaacatacaaactGATACAGGACTTCTGGCTAATGGAGGGATGTTGTTGAAACAAGTACTTATCCAG GGTGTAGATATGTTTGGGAAACGTGTTGGATTTCTCAAATTTAAAGCAGATATCTTTGATAAGGAAACTGGGAATAAG GTTCCAGGCATTGTGTTCGCAAGAGGACCAGCTGTTGCGGTGCTGGTCCTTTTAGTCTCAGAAGGCGAGACATATGCTGTGCTGACTGAACAG GTTAGGGTTCCTGTTGGGAGGCTTATTTTAGAATTGCCAGCTGGAATGTTGGACGATGACAAAGGTGACTTCCTTGGAACAGCAGTTCGTGAG GTGCAGGAGGAGATAGGAATACACTTGAATCTGGATGATGTGATTGATCTCACTGCCCTTTTAGATCCATCAACCGGATGCAGAGCTTTCCCTTCTCCA GGTGGTTGTGATGAGGAAATCAGTCTATTCTTGTACAGAGGAAATGTGAGTAAAGAAGTCATCACGCAGCTCCAAGGGAAGCAAACGGGCCTTCGAGACCATGGTGAGTTAATTAAGGTGCATGTAGTTCCATATCAGAAACTCTGGCGTGCCACAGCGGATGCGAAAGCTCTAATGGCCATCGCTTTGTATGAAATGGCTCAGAGGGAAGGGCTGCTGCCACCTTTGAAAATTTGA